In the genome of Hyphomicrobium sp. ghe19, the window GATCTCGGAACGGACGACGACACGGCGCGTGTTGGGATCGACTATGGGGCTTATGGCAGTGATCTTGCTTTCGAACGTCCGATTGGGAAAAGCATCGATTTTTGCGGTAACGGCTTGCCCGACGCGGAGGGCGGGAATGTCCGACTCTGAAACATTGGCCAACATCCACATAGTATCGATGTTCGCGACAGAATATGGCGCGGGCGCAGTTCCCGGTTGCACGAAGAGTCCAGGAGCCGCGTTCCGCGACGTGATTTGGCCACTTATCGGACAAGGCACGACGAGGATCGGATCCGGAGAGCGCGCCGCAATAGTGTGATCGATCTCAACGTCCCTCTTGCCAAACAGCCGGACGTTATTGCGCGCGGCGCGCAATGCTCCTTCTGCAGCCTGCTGGTCGGAAACGGACTGCTCTAGGTCCCTTTGGGCAATGGCATGAGATTTATAAAGATCTCGAAGGCGCGCTAGATTGCGATTTGCGAGATCAAGCAAGCCTGCAGCTGAAATCAGAGTCGATTCAGCCGCGAGCAAATCCGGGCTGTCGATCGTAAATAGCGTCTGACCTTTTTTAACATTGTCGCCCAATTTGGCGAATAGATCGACGATTCGACCCGGGTATGGCGTGAAGACTTGAACGGACAATTCCTCGTTAAAGTCGATACTGCCGATGACATCTTTTTCTTGAGGAAAGGCTCGCGCTTCAATCACTCCGACTTTTATGGCCGCCAATTGCGAGGCGGTAAGTGACAGGGTGTTAGCTTCGCTTTTCGGCGAGGCAACATGCTCGTCAGCCTTGGCTCCAACGCCGAGCCGTTCCGGCCAACCCCAATACGCAAACGTCACAACAGTGATCAACGCTAGCGCCAGCGCAGCGCGAATTCTCACGATTTGTTGCGTTGTTAATGGCATAATTGGTCGCCAGGCCGACAGTGCGCACGTTCACAAAAAATCTAAACGATCAGCCTGAACGCTCCGTCAACTGTAACAAATCGCAGCGTCGCGATCTGCCGCATCAGCAAATAGAAAGTGATTTTTAACTATCGGCTTGCGTGGACCTCTACGGTCCCATGACGTGGCGTACGCGTGCGCGGATATGCTTCGATCAAGGGCACGCGATCCAAAATTTTCGGAAACAAGTTATGGGGCCGGAGGGCGGCGGGTCCCACTTGCCCGCAATCTGCGAACATTGAAGGTCGATCTCATAGGGATGGACGTCAATTTGCTCGACGAGGCGATTAGCGCGAAAAGCGATTACGAGCGCTTCGCGCACGAGTATGACATTAGGTAAGCGCTGTGGATGAGGCTCGTAGCCAAAGCACCGAACACCGTTGCGCTCCAACCGTACGACGTCGGGTAGTCCGATTGTTTGCTCAACTTCTCGCGGCGTCATACCAAGCTGAAGTTGGCGCTCGCCGTTCGCGAAGGCGATTGCCGTCGTGGCGAAGACCGCAGCAATCAGGCAGATGAATTGACGCTGCATGGCCGTGCCTCGAAGGCTATTTGCACGCACTTTACGCACGATTCTCCGGCAAAGGTGCGGCATCGATCCGTACAAGAAGAATCCACCATGCATGTGTCCATAATTCCGCATCAGCAGCGTTTTGGCGCCACCTGCGTTGCCGACCGACGCCGAATCTGTCCCAACTCCGCATTGATCGTTTCGCCGAGTGGCCGCACGGCAAACAAGGAAGCGCTGCGCCGTGCAAGCTTTTCAAGATCGCCGCGGTCTCATGCATCGGTTGCTCGCTGTTCGAGCATTAGTGCCCTTCGCGTTTCCCATTCTTCTATTGAGTTTCTCGGGATGTGCGGTAGGGCCCAATTTTGAACCGCCAGGAGCACCTCCGACCGCTTCCGTGACGCCTCTGCCGGTGAAAACACCAGGCAAGGCTGGAAGCGAGAGCCAAACATTCGTCCATGATATGGATATTCGTGGCGATTGGTGGACACTATTTCGTTCGCCGGCACTCGATGGGCTGATTGCGAGAGCCCTGAGAGACAACAGCGACCTCGAAGCGGCACAAGCTGGATTACGTGTGGCCAATGCGAACGTTGCTGCGCAAAGGGGCTACTTCTATCCAACAATCGACGGCAACTACACGCCGAGTCGTCAGAAAGTAAGCAGCAGCGTACTCATCCCCTCCACACCGGGCGCAAACCCTTATTACACCCTCCAGACAGCACAGCTGACGGTCACCTACGCCCCCGATGTCTTCGGGGGCAATCGCCGTCAGGCAGAGGCGCTGACGGCTCAATCTGACGTTCAGAGATTTCAACTCGAAGCGACGTATCTAACTCTAACGTCCAATATCGCGCTTGCCGCTGTTCAGGAGGCGTCGCTGCGCGAGCAGATCGCTGCAACGCATAAGATCATCGCAATTGAGCGGCGCCTTTTGGAACTCGTGCAACGCCAATTCAATGCCGGCCATGTTGGGCTACTTGACGTGGCCGCGCAAAAGGCGGCGCTAGCACAAGCAGAACAAACCTTGCCTCCGCTTGAAAACAGTTTGATCCGTCAACGCGACCTGCTCATCGCCCTCTCTGGTCACTTCTCGGGTGAAGGATTGCCCGAACGTTTCGATTTTAGCTCAATTCGGCTGCCTTCTGAGCTCCCTGTCAGCCTTCCGTCGACATTGGTTCAGCAACGGCCAGATGTGCGCGCTGCAGAGGCGAATTGGCATGTGGCGACGGCTCACGTCGGTGTGGCGATTGCAAATCGTCTACCCCAATTCAGCATGAACGGAACAAACATCGGCCGGCAATCAGCGTCGTTCGCCGAATTTTTCTTCTGCGGCGCGCCTTGTACGTTCTGGACCATCACTGGCAGCGTAACGCAGCCGCTATTCGACGGTTTCACGCTCGAGCAACAGCAACGTGCCGCAGAGGCGGGTTTAGACCAAGCAGCCGCCCAATATCGCAGCACTGTCATTACCGCGTTCCAAAATGTCTCTGACGCGCTCCAAGTTCTTGAAGGTGACGCGCGAGCGTTACGCGCTGCAGAAGCCTCTGCGAAGGCCGCCGACTTGAGCCTCAAACTAACGCAAAAGCAGCTCGAACTCGGGCAAGTGAGCGTGCTGCAAGTGCTTACCGTCCAGAACACCTACGAGCAGGCAATCATCAGTGAAATTCTGGCAAAGGCGAACCGGTATGCGGACACCGTCGCGTTGTTCCAAGCACTGGGCGGAGGTTGGTGGAATCGTTCGGATGTCGACGCCGACGCAATTGGGGACTGGTTTTTTCACACGGCGATCAGCTGGTACTGATCGCGCAAGTTCGATGATGTCGCCAGTTAACCCCTTGCGTCATTAGGTGGTTGTCTGCTCGCGATGGCCACGCAGACGTAATCGCGCATGATCGTCCTAGATGGCGACCTGCCTGCCGATCTCGATGAGGCGGTCGCGCGGGAAATTGAATGCGTCTGAGAGATGCATGGCATTGCGATGCAAGAGCGCGAAGATGGCGACGAGCCATTTCGGCAGGCCGCTTCCGTCCTCTCGCGAAACAACCGTTTCGACCGCCACATAATATGTCACATCGGCGAGGTCCACGCCGCAACCGCGCTTCGTGAGATCATCGAGCAGTCGCACCACATTCGGTCGCTCGAGAAATCCATACTGTGCGTTCACACGCCAGAAGTTTGGAGCCTCGAGAGTGAGTGTGGCGCGGTTCGCATCGTCTACCCAGGGTATCGGTTGAGTTTCGATCGTCAGGGAGACCACCCGTTCTTGCAATGAATGGGAATGGTCGACATACCATGAGATGAGCGGCGGCGTTTCCGTTTTCACGCGACTTAGGAATACCGCGGACCCTCGAACGCGGGAGACGCCCGCTGCGGGCAGCCCTGCAAGAAACGGCGTCAGAGGGATTTCTCGCCCGCGCAAACGATCGCGTATGGCCGTCTGCCCGACGTGCCAGATGTACATAACGGCATAAACGGACGCCGCGAGAATGAGCGGAACGTATCCGCCGTCAGCTATCTTGACGAGATTGGCGGCGAAAAACGTGGCGTCGACAGTCAAAAAGACGCCGGCCACAATTGCCGCTTTGATCAGGCTCCAGTGTAGAATTTCGCGCATCGCCATGAACAGGAGGACGCTCGTCATAAGCATGGTTGCAGAGACGGCGATGCCGTATGCCGAAGCCAGATTGTCCGATCTTTGAAATGCGAGCACGAGGCCGATCGTTACCAGCATAAGCAGCCAGTTGACGGCGCCGACATAGATCTGGCCGTATCCTTCCTCAGACGTTTGCGTAACGAACATACGCGGCATCCAGCCTAGCCGGATCGCTTGCCGCGTCATCGAGAACGCACCGGAAATGATCGATTGGCTCGCGATGATTGTTGCCAACGTCGCCAAGATGACGAGAGGAAGAAGCATCGAATCAGGGCAGAGACGGAAAAAGATGTTGTCGTCGCTCGCGCCGTTATCAAGAATATAGGCGCTTTGTCCGGCATAGGAGAGGAAGAGGGCCGGAAAAACGATCGCGAACCAAGAGAGACGAATGGGCGTCGCACCGAAATGGCCCATGTCAGCATAGAGTGCTTCAGCGCCTGTTACGCATAGGAAGACTCCGCCAAGCACCAGAAAGCCGCTGACACCGCTTATCGCCAGGAAATGGATCGCATACATCGGGTTGATGGCGGCGATGACGGAAGGATGGCGGAAGATCGCTATAAGCCCGAGTACCCCGATCGCGACGAACCAACAAAGCATGATCGGACCAAAGGCACGGCCAATTCGCGCCGTCCCCAGTGGCTGGATAAGAAACAACGCAACGAGTAAGCCAATCGTGAGTGGCAGAATATAAGGCGCGACAGACGGCGCCGCGCGCTCCAGGCCTTCAACGGCCGACAAGACAGAGATTGCGGGAGTGATGGCGCCGTCACCATAGATGAGTGCCGCGCCGAAAAGACCTGCAGCAATGATCATCGGCCGTCTATGACCTTTGATGCCGATCAGAGACATCAGCGCCAAGATCCCCCCTTCGCCGTCGTTATCGATCTGCATCGCGACCATCACGTACTTGATGGTCGTAATGATTGTGAGGGTCCAGATGATGAGTGACAGGCAGCCGAGAACTACCTCCGGATCGGATTTGCCGCCAGCTAGCGTCACAACAGTTTTCAAGGTGTATAAAGGGCTCGTTCCAATATCCCCGAAAACGACGCCAAGGGAAGCTAGACCAAGAGCAGCCAAACCGGATTGCTTCACCGGCACCTGATTGATCATCTCCACGCCGCTTTTTCCGCTTGTCGTCAGCATTCAATCTCGCGCCCACATTGCTCATCTATCGACTAGTGCAAAACGTGACGAAGCAGCAGTAGTTCTAAAGTTCGATGTTAGCATGTCGATCGGAGGTCAGCGTCCGGCCCTGGAGGCTCGTTACGAAGTTCCACGTCGCGCGCCACTGGAGTTTACTCTCATTCGTGCTAATTTTTATCGTGACGCACACTGACCGTATCGCTCTAATACTTCATTCTTCCGAAATCGTGCGGTCGACTTGCCAACTTGCCGCCGTCACGTGTGGCTCGAGGCTTAGCCGTCCGACGACCTGTTCAAGAGATGCATCGTTGCGTTTCTCGGCGACCGCCTGCGCCGTGACGGTCACCTTCAAAGTCTCGGGAATGTCCTCACTGTCGATGCGCCGGAGGCCGAGCCCGGCTTGGGAAAGCGCATGCAGGAGGAGTGATCGCATGTGTGCCTCCTCTGCACCCTTGCACGTGACCTCGACCGTGTAATGCGTTTCGACGTCGGTTGACATCAAAGCTCGCGTATTGAGACGTTGAACCAGCGGTCGCAGTATGAGGTTTGTGGTGATGACGAGGAAAGCCGCCACCACGCTTGGAATCCAGAAGCCGCCCCCCGCAAATGTGCCGACCATGGCGGAGCACCAGAGAGTCGCCGCGGTGTTCAGTCCATGGACGTTGACGCCCTCGCGCAGGATGATGCCGGCGCCGAGGAAGCCGATGCCGGAAACCACCTGAGCGGCGATCCGCGTCGGATCTCCCTGCCCCACCATCGCCGAAAAGACGACAAAGCCGGAAGCACCGAGCGCCACGAGCGCGTTCGTTCTGAGCCCAGCCATCTTCTGGTGCCATTGGCGCTCAAAGCCGATGGCTGAGCCAAGGACGAGAGCAAGGCCGAGCCGAAGGAACGGTTCGAGAGCACCCACCGAGTTCGGTTCCATAGCTGTCAGTCCTGACCTAAGATCGTCAATTGAATGACACGTACACGCACGAGTCCCACGGCGATAATCCGATAAACCCGTAAGACGGTGATCCTGATGTGCTTGGCGCGCGAAAGCGTGGACGCCGGCAACTCGGCGCCCGTCGCCATGTATGTCGTTGCACCGACGGGCCAACTTAAGCCGTCACTCATATCGGCACTCCTCCATCAGGCCGCACGCAGAACCGTAGGGCCGTTGGCGGCCGGGTGGTTTACGCGCAAGCGCCTACTTCCCGGTTCCTCGGCGTCTTGACTGCTCCACGCGCAAGAAAGCCGCCCCGTGCAGGGGTCGACCTGCCATCTGCACACCAGTTGCGTGCGCACGGTACGAGAGACTTCAAATGCATCTTGGACGAGGGTTTGCCTCATCCGCAGATGCCGACCCTTTTCGATGAAAATGATCTTGTTCATCGCTCACCTCCATTGCCGTCAAACACGGCCAGAGATGAGCTGCGCTACAGAGCTAGGCTTCTGCCGTGCCCCTTGCACCCTCTCCGAAACCGCGAGCGGCCTTGCTATGTGCTGGCCTCCATGCCGCGACCAACGCCGCGTGAGGGAAGCCGAAGCTGCTACTGCCCATGTCTCTTTCGGTAGGATTGTTGAACTGTCCGCCGGCACAAAGGGCCAGCCGATACGACAAAAGTACGAACTGCGCCAGTCGACCGCGGCTGTGGTCCAACTTTTGGCAGACGCCAGTGCTCAATGAAGGCCGAGTGCTCGCGTTTCAATAGACCAATCGACCTAAGACGAAGACGACCGTCCTCGCGGGATGATTCCCAAAATGTGCCCCGTTGCGGAAACGCAGGCCCAACGCGCAGCGACGGTCCTGTCAGCTCCTGGCGCGATACAGAAGAAATCGCCCCGTCAGGACAGCCCCCGGGCGTTGAGCGTTTCAAAGATTATTTGTGGATCATCCTCGGACTCAGGCTTGATGACGACGAACTGTAGGGATGTCCGCATCGCCTGGACGATCGAGTGTATCCGATTGACCTTCTCGTCATCCGTCGCCGCCTCCGCGACGAAGTCCTTCGTGCGGACGCCCACTTTCAATATGTCAGGCAAGGTATCGAGATAGACAGACTGCGTTATCGGAGAGAGCGTCTGCTTGGCCGCCTGAATGATGCCGGCCTCCAGGCTGAGTTGCGGATAGATCTTAAGTCTGTTGGTCGGACACTTCGCGAGTAGGTTTCGTGCTCGCTGCACGTGTTCGTCATCGATCTTCTCGACAGGAGTCGACTGGCCGATGATTTCGCAGAGGCAGTCGGCGATAGCAGTGATCTTATCGAGACGCTTCTTGCTGACATTGTTGGCGTCGAACTCTTCGGTCTTCTCTGCGAGGTAGATATCTTGCAGCTGCCGAAAAAGCATGCTCGGCTTGGCGTTGGGATCAAACAATTTGTCAAAGAACGGCAGGTCGTGGCGATCTTCGTACCGATCGAGCCTGCGGCGCGTGATTTCGAGCAGTACCCCGCCGTACGATTTCGGCAAACTGCGTATCGATTGTCGGATCGTTGTTCGTCGTATCGGCCTGAGCTAGAACGCGTCGCTCTACGACGTTACCGAGCTGGACCTTTGGGCCTCCGCCCTTCTGAGCCAGCCAAGGCGCTCGACTGCATTTTGCTGGCAACATAGATCTCGCCAAACTTTTGGTGCGCATCGACGACTTGCTCAGGTGCGTGGCGATCCCTGACGAAATCATCCGCGACCTGGTGGAGCGGCACGAAGCGTGGTTCACCGACCAGCTTTAGGTTGGGGCCGATCCAAAGATAATTCCCGGCATAAAGGCGATGGATTGGGTAGAACGGGTTATTCTTTTAGAGATACCAAAAATTCCGGTTCGTTGCGACTTCTCATGGCTTAAGGGAAGTTTAGGCAAATGCGCGTGAACCCCGTCCCACCAATTCCACCCGAGGCTATCTGGAATAACGTCGGCTGAGACTGAACCGCTTTTGCGTTGCCAGCGGGACGATGACAGTTCAGTTCTGCTGGCCGCGCCGGTTTCGATCATGTGCTTCCTGCCGCGATCGCCGAAGGGCATCAAAGCGGGCGGTATACAGTGGAACAACTTGTTCCGCCTTACCTCCAACCGGTCTGCGAGAGCTTCGATTCAGCAAAATCCCAAAAGCCGACATGCGGTGGAACGCGAGCGTTCACACCGGCCACTACAGCGATGATGTCCGCATAGCGATGGATGGCAGACTTCGACTGCTATCTCAAAACGACCGCAAGTGCCCCATAGCGGACTTTGGTCACGCCCTACGCCCTGTGGTGAGAAACCAAAACAGCCTTGGTACCTGGCCTTAGTGACAATGGGGCTTGAGCGTTGTCCAAGCGTACATTCGTCAGCGCTCAGGGTTCCGCATGATGTCCGCGACCGCTGGTGCTGCGTCTAGGCTATATGGCCTCTTGCGCCAATCTTCATCGGCGTGGCATCCCCTCGGCCGGTAGTCGCCTAGGTTCAGTTTCGCTATGACATTCAAGTGGCCTGAGCTGCCGCCGATAAGTCGGCGCGTGGCGCCGAATATTTGGGATTTTGCTGCTTTTGCGCTGATAATCGCTGTTTTCGTGGCGGTGGCAGAAGCGTCGCGCGGGATGGTGATGCCGCTGCCGCCGACCGGCACATCTGCGGTCACGCTCGACTACGTGAACTTGCCCTATTATGCCTTGCGCACGACGGCTCGCATGTTTCTTGCCCTCGGTGCATCGTTTCTTTTTACGTTCACCTATGCGACGCTCGCCGCAAAGAGCCGCCGTGCCGAGATGGTGCTCATTCCCCTTCTCGACGTTCTTCAATCCGTGCCCGTACTGGGTTTTCTGTCCTTTACGGTGACCATTTTCCTTGGACTCTTTCCGGGAAGCATGCTCGGCGCCGAATGCGCCGCGATCTTCGCGATCTTCACAAGCCAAGCCTGGAACATGGCGTTCTCATTTTATCAATCGCTCCGCACAGTACCGAGCGACCTTGAGGAAGTGACACGCGGCTTTCGACTATCGGCTTGGCAGAGGTTCTGGTTTCTCGATACGCCATTTGCAGTGCCAGGGCTTCTCTGGAACACAATGATGTCCATGTCAGGAGGCTGGTTCTTCGTCGTCGCGTCCGAGGCAATCACTGTCGGAGATACCACCATCCAGCTGCCTGGTATCGGCTCTTATCTGGCTCTCGCCATCGATCAGAAGCGTATCGATGCGGTTGGCGCTGCAGTTCTCACAATGCTCGTTGTCATTCTGGCGTACGACCAATTGTTATTCCGGCCAATCGTTGCGTGGGCCGGCAAGTTTCGGGTTGAACTTTCGGCAGCTCAGACGAAGGAAGAGTCTTGGGTTTTGCGGCTTGCCCAACGAACACGTTGGTTTCGGTCGCTGACTGAAATGATCGGTGACCGGTTCTTGCGGTTGGCATATTTCCGCCCGAAGGTGCGTGCTCCGCGACTACCCGTTGCAGATCTATCCGCGTCGCTCTCACGGATCATTGATCCGGTTTGGTTTGCCATCATTGGTCTCGTGGCAGTGTGGGCGGTCGCGAAGATCTATGCCTTCGTATCTACCGAGCTGTCATGGGGCGATTTCCTGGAAACGATCGGCCTCGCCGCTTTAACAATGGTGCGTGTCGTCGTTCTGCTGGCTCTTGCCACTCTTTTCTGGGTCCCAATCAGCGTCTGGATTGGTCTCCGACCGCGGGTCGCCGAAAAGATCCAGCCCCTCGCGCAGTTCCTCGCAGCGTTTCCCGCCAACGTCATCTTTCCGATTGCGGTTATCGCGATCCTAAAGTTCAGCCTCAATCCCGATATCTGGCTCAGCGTGCTGATCATATTCGGTACGCAATGGTACATTGTGTTCAACGTTATCGCCGGCGCAGCAGCTTTTCCCAATGACCTCAAGGAAGCTGCTTCGATCTTCCGAGCGAAGGGGTGGCAATGGTGGCGCAATGTCATTCTGCCGGGCATTTTTCCATACTACGTTACCGGCGCGCTGACTGCTTCCGGAGGATCATGGAATGCCAGCATCGTGGCGGAATACGTGAAATGGGGAAATGACAAGATCGAGGCGCATGGGATTGGCGCTTATATCGCCAAGGCCACCGAAGCCGGAGACTATCCCAAGATCGTGCTCGGGGTCGCCGTCATGTCGGCATTCGTCATCGTATTCAACCGGCTCTTTTGGCGACCGCTTTTCGGATTTGCCGAGCGCCGTCTGCGACTCAACTGATGGAGTGGCACCATGCTCGACGCACTGTCTGATCCTCTTCTTCAGATCCGGCACGTCAGCCAGCGCTATCGCAAAGCATCGGGCGAGGAAGGCGTGCCGATCCTCGATAATATGAACCTCACCTTGAACGAGGGTGAGATCGTGGGCTTGCTTGGCCGGTCGGGTTGCGGAAAGTCATCCCTGCTCCGGATCGTGTCCGGTCTGATGCGGCCGTCTTCGGGCGAAATTCGTTTTCAGGGCCGTCCCGTGGAAGGACCGGTCGGGGGCATCGCGATGGTATTCCAGAGCTTTGCTTTATTCCCCTGGTTGTCGGTGCTGGAGAATGTGGAGTTCGGATTGCGCGCCCTGTCCGTTCCCGAGGAACTGGCGCATCGGCGTGCGCTCTCCGCGATCGATCTCATTGGCCTCGACGGATTTGAAACCGCCTATCCCAAAGAACTCTCCGGCGGTATGCGCCAGCGGGTCGGGTTCGCTCGCGCCCTCGTCGTCAATCCGAGCCTATTGTTGATGGACGAGCCATTCTCTGCACTCGACGTGCTCACCGCCGAGACGCTACGAACGGATCTTTTGGATCTCTGGTGTGAAGGCCGGATGCCGATCAAGTCTATATTGATGGTTACGCATAACATCGAAGAAGCGGTGCTTATGTGCGATCGCATCCTCGTGCTGTCTTCCAACCCTGGCCGCATTGCCGCAGAAATAAAAGTTCCCCTCCTTCACCCGCGTAATCGGCTCGATCCGGAGTTCCGCCAGCTCGTTGACTTGATCTATGCGCGCATGACGCAGCGTGCCGATTCCAAAACCCGCGAGGGTAACTTTCCGGGTCTTGGGCTCGGCATGATATTGCCGCGCGTTTCTACCAACACGCTCGCCGGGTTACTGGAAGCGCTGATTGGACCACCTTT includes:
- a CDS encoding AAA-associated domain-containing protein, which encodes MLDALSDPLLQIRHVSQRYRKASGEEGVPILDNMNLTLNEGEIVGLLGRSGCGKSSLLRIVSGLMRPSSGEIRFQGRPVEGPVGGIAMVFQSFALFPWLSVLENVEFGLRALSVPEELAHRRALSAIDLIGLDGFETAYPKELSGGMRQRVGFARALVVNPSLLLMDEPFSALDVLTAETLRTDLLDLWCEGRMPIKSILMVTHNIEEAVLMCDRILVLSSNPGRIAAEIKVPLLHPRNRLDPEFRQLVDLIYARMTQRADSKTREGNFPGLGLGMILPRVSTNTLAGLLEALIGPPFNGAADLPHLAEDLQLEIDELFPAAETLQLLRFAEIEAGDIRVTPAGRKFAEGDVDARKRLFGDHLLAYLPLAARIRRVLDERPTHQAPADRFRQELEDHMSDKAAERTLNSVINWSRYGELFAFDDTAQVFSLENPQ
- a CDS encoding efflux transporter outer membrane subunit, yielding MHRLLAVRALVPFAFPILLLSFSGCAVGPNFEPPGAPPTASVTPLPVKTPGKAGSESQTFVHDMDIRGDWWTLFRSPALDGLIARALRDNSDLEAAQAGLRVANANVAAQRGYFYPTIDGNYTPSRQKVSSSVLIPSTPGANPYYTLQTAQLTVTYAPDVFGGNRRQAEALTAQSDVQRFQLEATYLTLTSNIALAAVQEASLREQIAATHKIIAIERRLLELVQRQFNAGHVGLLDVAAQKAALAQAEQTLPPLENSLIRQRDLLIALSGHFSGEGLPERFDFSSIRLPSELPVSLPSTLVQQRPDVRAAEANWHVATAHVGVAIANRLPQFSMNGTNIGRQSASFAEFFFCGAPCTFWTITGSVTQPLFDGFTLEQQQRAAEAGLDQAAAQYRSTVITAFQNVSDALQVLEGDARALRAAEASAKAADLSLKLTQKQLELGQVSVLQVLTVQNTYEQAIISEILAKANRYADTVALFQALGGGWWNRSDVDADAIGDWFFHTAISWY
- a CDS encoding ABC transporter permease subunit yields the protein MTFKWPELPPISRRVAPNIWDFAAFALIIAVFVAVAEASRGMVMPLPPTGTSAVTLDYVNLPYYALRTTARMFLALGASFLFTFTYATLAAKSRRAEMVLIPLLDVLQSVPVLGFLSFTVTIFLGLFPGSMLGAECAAIFAIFTSQAWNMAFSFYQSLRTVPSDLEEVTRGFRLSAWQRFWFLDTPFAVPGLLWNTMMSMSGGWFFVVASEAITVGDTTIQLPGIGSYLALAIDQKRIDAVGAAVLTMLVVILAYDQLLFRPIVAWAGKFRVELSAAQTKEESWVLRLAQRTRWFRSLTEMIGDRFLRLAYFRPKVRAPRLPVADLSASLSRIIDPVWFAIIGLVAVWAVAKIYAFVSTELSWGDFLETIGLAALTMVRVVVLLALATLFWVPISVWIGLRPRVAEKIQPLAQFLAAFPANVIFPIAVIAILKFSLNPDIWLSVLIIFGTQWYIVFNVIAGAAAFPNDLKEAASIFRAKGWQWWRNVILPGIFPYYVTGALTASGGSWNASIVAEYVKWGNDKIEAHGIGAYIAKATEAGDYPKIVLGVAVMSAFVIVFNRLFWRPLFGFAERRLRLN
- a CDS encoding potassium transporter Kup, whose amino-acid sequence is MLTTSGKSGVEMINQVPVKQSGLAALGLASLGVVFGDIGTSPLYTLKTVVTLAGGKSDPEVVLGCLSLIIWTLTIITTIKYVMVAMQIDNDGEGGILALMSLIGIKGHRRPMIIAAGLFGAALIYGDGAITPAISVLSAVEGLERAAPSVAPYILPLTIGLLVALFLIQPLGTARIGRAFGPIMLCWFVAIGVLGLIAIFRHPSVIAAINPMYAIHFLAISGVSGFLVLGGVFLCVTGAEALYADMGHFGATPIRLSWFAIVFPALFLSYAGQSAYILDNGASDDNIFFRLCPDSMLLPLVILATLATIIASQSIISGAFSMTRQAIRLGWMPRMFVTQTSEEGYGQIYVGAVNWLLMLVTIGLVLAFQRSDNLASAYGIAVSATMLMTSVLLFMAMREILHWSLIKAAIVAGVFLTVDATFFAANLVKIADGGYVPLILAASVYAVMYIWHVGQTAIRDRLRGREIPLTPFLAGLPAAGVSRVRGSAVFLSRVKTETPPLISWYVDHSHSLQERVVSLTIETQPIPWVDDANRATLTLEAPNFWRVNAQYGFLERPNVVRLLDDLTKRGCGVDLADVTYYVAVETVVSREDGSGLPKWLVAIFALLHRNAMHLSDAFNFPRDRLIEIGRQVAI
- a CDS encoding MgtC/SapB family protein, whose amino-acid sequence is MEPNSVGALEPFLRLGLALVLGSAIGFERQWHQKMAGLRTNALVALGASGFVVFSAMVGQGDPTRIAAQVVSGIGFLGAGIILREGVNVHGLNTAATLWCSAMVGTFAGGGFWIPSVVAAFLVITTNLILRPLVQRLNTRALMSTDVETHYTVEVTCKGAEEAHMRSLLLHALSQAGLGLRRIDSEDIPETLKVTVTAQAVAEKRNDASLEQVVGRLSLEPHVTAASWQVDRTISEE
- a CDS encoding efflux RND transporter periplasmic adaptor subunit gives rise to the protein MRIRAALALALITVVTFAYWGWPERLGVGAKADEHVASPKSEANTLSLTASQLAAIKVGVIEARAFPQEKDVIGSIDFNEELSVQVFTPYPGRIVDLFAKLGDNVKKGQTLFTIDSPDLLAAESTLISAAGLLDLANRNLARLRDLYKSHAIAQRDLEQSVSDQQAAEGALRAARNNVRLFGKRDVEIDHTIAARSPDPILVVPCPISGQITSRNAAPGLFVQPGTAPAPYSVANIDTMWMLANVSESDIPALRVGQAVTAKIDAFPNRTFESKITAISPIVDPNTRRVVVRSEIDNPTHELRSGMFANYVVQIDHPVRSLAMPLDGVVREGDGTTSIWVTSDRQRFTKRTVQVGLQNEGYWQILSGVSAGELVVTKGAVFLSNMLTVGHVP